In the Staphylococcus condimenti genome, one interval contains:
- the srtB gene encoding class B sortase, with amino-acid sequence MQKIMRILQIILVIIIASAIYLIVQHKSENHAEQKQYETLQTNYVQNGIRPQFEALNEINPDIHGWIKVKNTSLNYPVLQSKDNQDYLMTNFKNQKSRKGSIFADYRNNLNDLSTNTILYGHRIGDQTMFDVLGDYLNQDFYERHPKMEFDTQAHAYTIKVISAYKTSTKDNYIQTHFKNKGDYQKFLSDTKEKSKIHTQTSVNTDDKIITLSTCEDAFSQSDKRVVVVGKLIKER; translated from the coding sequence ATGCAAAAAATTATGAGAATCCTTCAAATCATTTTAGTAATTATTATTGCATCGGCTATTTACCTTATTGTGCAACATAAATCAGAAAATCATGCTGAGCAAAAGCAATATGAAACATTGCAGACAAATTATGTACAAAATGGTATACGTCCACAATTTGAAGCATTAAATGAAATTAATCCAGATATTCATGGTTGGATTAAAGTGAAAAATACAAGTTTGAATTATCCTGTATTACAGTCGAAAGATAATCAAGATTATTTAATGACAAATTTTAAAAATCAAAAGTCGCGAAAGGGAAGCATCTTTGCAGACTATCGTAATAATTTAAATGATTTATCAACGAATACCATTCTTTATGGCCATCGAATCGGTGATCAAACTATGTTTGATGTTTTAGGTGATTATTTAAATCAAGATTTTTATGAACGGCATCCTAAGATGGAGTTTGATACACAAGCACATGCGTATACCATTAAAGTCATCAGCGCGTATAAAACAAGTACAAAAGATAATTACATACAAACTCATTTTAAAAATAAAGGTGATTATCAAAAGTTCTTATCTGATACAAAAGAAAAATCAAAAATTCATACTCAAACTTCCGTTAATACGGATGATAAAATTATTACACTTTCAACTTGTGAAGATGCATTTTCACAATCTGATAAAAGAGTAGTAGTTGTCGGTAAATTAATTAAAGAAAGATAA
- a CDS encoding antibiotic biosynthesis monooxygenase produces the protein MFMAENKLKLDKGTAEGIVERFYKRQGIETIDGFKEMFVTKTNDVDGYDEVKILTVWDAESCFKNWLKSDVFKNAHKNVRHQSEDEASPIQNNEVVTYSVGYHYVNQ, from the coding sequence ATGTTCATGGCAGAAAATAAATTGAAATTAGATAAAGGTACAGCAGAAGGAATTGTAGAACGTTTCTATAAACGACAAGGTATTGAAACGATTGATGGATTTAAAGAAATGTTCGTTACTAAAACAAATGATGTAGATGGTTATGATGAAGTGAAAATTTTAACGGTTTGGGATGCAGAATCTTGTTTTAAAAATTGGTTGAAGTCAGACGTGTTCAAGAATGCACACAAAAACGTGCGTCATCAATCGGAAGATGAAGCAAGTCCGATCCAAAATAATGAAGTAGTTACATATTCGGTTGGATATCATTATGTAAATCAGTAG
- a CDS encoding carboxymuconolactone decarboxylase family protein: protein MDNRIAYNEVAPEEIELMYQMEKQLKKSKVDRRLRELIKIRASQINGCAYCLSMHTSDARKLGVSEEEIFLLNAWEDTNIYSKKDKLALELTEAITLIASAGVPDALYESVREEFSEEEYTDLVLTINQINMWNRLSISMGNQHNV, encoded by the coding sequence ATGGATAATCGTATTGCTTATAATGAAGTGGCACCTGAAGAAATTGAATTAATGTATCAAATGGAAAAACAACTGAAAAAATCAAAGGTAGATAGACGTTTACGTGAATTAATCAAAATTCGTGCTTCACAAATTAATGGTTGTGCTTATTGTCTCTCGATGCACACAAGCGATGCACGAAAATTGGGTGTCAGCGAAGAAGAAATTTTTCTATTAAATGCATGGGAAGATACAAATATTTATTCAAAAAAAGATAAACTTGCTTTAGAACTGACAGAAGCGATTACACTAATTGCTTCTGCAGGTGTACCAGATGCATTATATGAAAGCGTTAGAGAAGAATTTTCTGAAGAAGAATATACAGATTTAGTATTAACAATCAATCAAATTAATATGTGGAACCGCCTTTCTATTTCAATGGGCAACCAACATAATGTATAA
- a CDS encoding YSIRK signal domain/LPXTG anchor domain surface protein → MKNNKERTVKNQANQKTYQYSIRKFTVGAASIAVGAAIFMGGQAQAAEQEGNKEVAVTEQAAPLADAGEKAADTNVAEKVEENKAIAPQPAPAPVANEAATPENEAAPVAEKEVKPVSEAASAPVKVDEKADVPVKVAPEKKAYYSVKEEINKPLSPDAHEKDQRFPVEFKAVKKGTDNEAFYHETNIKHPAQIIKGDKESTVELTLDAASTWDKFEIYNNDQKLDTKMTSYDAAKALAKLQFLVPNGTEKVTVKSSMDSKILRLHEDFGDVELQFAQPINGKNSNHISEEDYKKLKETEAFRNAITLEDKIYQYKKLINKDRVPTQEEKAYLADLEKDLAEEIESAKTEFKNAPIEKVEISNPTPHNFEVLHSKKNEPSHMNFEVVKPMQVFEKDGQKFVAMTIKSDKIWDDFMVAGETGYERVKTIARDAQKDQRTVIFPYQEGVEQYNAIVKVSLKDLDYQGAYHVRIKDLGEVKGDSKLPDADKQEKPAPKPAPAPDRQGDKVAPDKEEMNTAPISKELNFVVKKDGEDKKSVMDDYMEHPAKVIKENNKTYVQFTIKNPTWWKSFELFDGKQKLNTKVVSESDTQKVINVEVKPGTKMLTSKVHIVVPGINYDNKYTTQIVFAEPVSDLKVPDKQDNKLQPKPMPQPKPDHQDKSEEKTPKHDDAVKPSPKKPDASESMDKEKAPKHEEAVKPEPNKPNTTPSEKSEVKPMGAQTDKEHVQDAAVLEPSMKEMSSLKLQPLGTAKAETMKSKADAQSKTANKHVEAQKPKAKSLPKTGNQQESTTTFGILSVFLGSIALFWNRRVKSKKNNL, encoded by the coding sequence GTGAAAAACAACAAAGAGAGAACAGTTAAGAATCAAGCCAACCAGAAAACGTACCAATATTCTATTCGCAAATTTACAGTCGGAGCAGCATCTATAGCCGTTGGGGCGGCTATCTTTATGGGCGGACAAGCTCAAGCAGCTGAACAAGAAGGAAACAAAGAAGTTGCAGTCACAGAACAAGCAGCACCATTAGCAGATGCAGGTGAGAAAGCAGCAGATACAAACGTTGCAGAAAAAGTTGAAGAAAACAAAGCAATAGCACCGCAACCTGCACCAGCACCTGTTGCAAACGAAGCAGCAACTCCTGAAAACGAAGCAGCACCTGTTGCTGAAAAAGAAGTTAAACCTGTTTCAGAAGCGGCATCGGCTCCTGTAAAGGTAGATGAGAAAGCAGATGTTCCTGTTAAAGTAGCACCTGAGAAAAAAGCTTATTACTCAGTAAAAGAAGAAATTAATAAGCCGTTATCACCAGACGCTCATGAAAAAGATCAACGTTTCCCAGTTGAATTTAAAGCAGTAAAAAAAGGAACAGATAATGAAGCCTTTTACCATGAAACAAACATTAAGCATCCTGCTCAAATAATCAAAGGTGATAAAGAATCAACAGTTGAATTGACTTTAGATGCTGCGTCAACATGGGATAAATTTGAAATATATAATAATGATCAAAAATTAGATACAAAGATGACTTCATATGATGCAGCTAAGGCTTTAGCGAAATTACAATTCTTAGTACCGAATGGTACAGAAAAGGTAACAGTTAAATCATCAATGGACTCAAAAATTCTTAGATTGCATGAAGATTTTGGAGATGTAGAACTACAATTTGCTCAACCGATTAATGGTAAAAATTCAAATCATATATCTGAAGAAGATTATAAGAAATTAAAAGAAACAGAAGCTTTCAGAAATGCAATTACGTTAGAAGATAAGATTTATCAATATAAAAAATTAATCAATAAAGACAGAGTACCAACACAGGAAGAAAAAGCGTATTTAGCAGATTTAGAGAAAGATTTGGCTGAAGAAATTGAATCAGCTAAAACAGAATTTAAAAATGCGCCTATTGAAAAAGTGGAAATTTCAAACCCTACACCACATAACTTTGAAGTTTTGCATAGTAAGAAAAACGAGCCATCCCATATGAACTTTGAAGTGGTAAAACCAATGCAAGTTTTCGAAAAAGATGGGCAAAAATTTGTTGCGATGACAATTAAGTCAGACAAAATCTGGGATGACTTTATGGTTGCAGGAGAAACGGGCTATGAGCGTGTGAAAACAATTGCACGTGATGCTCAAAAAGACCAAAGAACTGTCATTTTTCCATATCAAGAAGGTGTTGAGCAATACAACGCGATTGTTAAAGTCAGCTTAAAAGATTTGGATTACCAAGGTGCATATCATGTGAGAATCAAAGATTTAGGCGAAGTTAAAGGGGATTCTAAACTTCCAGATGCTGATAAACAAGAAAAACCAGCTCCAAAACCAGCGCCGGCTCCAGACCGTCAAGGAGATAAAGTCGCACCTGATAAGGAAGAAATGAATACAGCGCCAATTTCAAAAGAATTGAACTTTGTAGTGAAGAAAGATGGCGAAGACAAAAAATCAGTGATGGATGACTATATGGAACATCCTGCCAAAGTAATTAAGGAGAACAATAAAACTTATGTTCAATTTACAATTAAAAATCCAACTTGGTGGAAATCATTCGAATTATTTGACGGCAAACAAAAATTAAACACAAAAGTAGTATCAGAATCAGATACACAAAAAGTGATTAATGTTGAAGTGAAACCAGGTACTAAAATGCTGACTTCTAAAGTTCATATTGTAGTTCCGGGCATTAACTATGACAACAAATATACAACGCAAATTGTCTTTGCAGAACCTGTCAGCGATTTAAAAGTACCTGATAAGCAAGACAATAAGCTACAACCAAAACCTATGCCGCAACCAAAACCAGATCATCAAGATAAATCTGAAGAAAAAACTCCAAAACATGATGATGCAGTAAAACCGTCACCTAAAAAGCCGGATGCATCAGAATCAATGGATAAAGAAAAAGCACCGAAGCATGAAGAAGCAGTAAAACCAGAGCCAAACAAACCGAATACAACACCATCTGAAAAATCAGAGGTTAAACCGATGGGTGCTCAAACAGATAAAGAGCATGTACAAGATGCTGCGGTATTAGAACCAAGCATGAAAGAAATGTCGTCATTGAAACTTCAACCTTTAGGTACAGCTAAAGCAGAAACAATGAAATCTAAAGCTGATGCACAAAGTAAAACAGCAAATAAACATGTTGAAGCTCAAAAACCTAAAGCAAAATCATTACCGAAAACAGGTAACCAACAAGAGTCTACTACAACATTCGGTATTTTATCAGTATTCCTAGGAAGCATCGCTTTATTCTGGAACAGACGTGTTAAATCAAAGAAAAATAACTTGTAA
- a CDS encoding ABC transporter ATP-binding protein produces the protein MKVDKVDYRYDNKIIFKALSLSIKQHAITTIIGPNGSGKSTFLQLLAGYLTPRNGAIYLDGMILKDYKKKVLAKKLSAVHQKSTAPMDFSVREVVSYGRYSYRQPFEKDVDGEAVIERVLQQLNLNQYADTAVHALSGGEMQRVFIAMSLVQEPEVLLLDEPTTFLDLQYQYQVLDMIKELKEKQNLTIIMVLHDINQALMYSDEIVCIESGEIVAQGPPEKVVTQKLLKDVYHIDAKIIHDQECGLLIGKFDRR, from the coding sequence GTGAAAGTCGACAAAGTGGATTATAGATATGACAACAAAATAATTTTTAAAGCGTTAAGTTTATCCATTAAACAACATGCTATAACAACGATTATCGGACCTAATGGTTCTGGTAAAAGCACATTCTTGCAGCTTTTAGCAGGTTATTTAACTCCCCGCAACGGTGCAATCTATTTAGATGGAATGATATTGAAAGATTATAAAAAGAAAGTTCTGGCGAAAAAATTATCGGCAGTCCATCAAAAAAGTACAGCACCTATGGATTTTTCGGTAAGAGAAGTCGTTAGCTATGGTCGATACAGCTATCGGCAACCATTTGAAAAAGATGTTGATGGAGAAGCGGTTATTGAGCGCGTACTTCAACAATTGAATTTAAACCAATATGCGGATACAGCGGTTCATGCACTGTCTGGTGGAGAAATGCAACGTGTTTTTATTGCGATGTCTCTGGTCCAAGAACCGGAAGTTTTGTTGCTAGACGAGCCTACTACATTTTTAGATCTTCAATACCAATATCAGGTACTCGATATGATTAAAGAATTGAAAGAAAAGCAGAACTTAACAATCATTATGGTTTTGCATGATATCAATCAGGCATTGATGTATAGTGATGAAATTGTATGCATTGAGTCAGGTGAAATAGTGGCACAAGGCCCGCCTGAAAAAGTGGTAACACAAAAGTTATTGAAGGATGTCTATCACATTGATGCCAAAATTATTCATGATCAAGAATGTGGTTTATTGATTGGGAAATTTGATAGAAGGTGA
- the isdC gene encoding heme uptake protein IsdC, protein MTTIKKVIAMSTVLVILTWAIFSIAASAADKDLSYDVLKHKTQDISMANDYFNKPAKLVDKNGKQYIQLTVNHSHWIVNFTFNGHKENIVNEDKAKDERTSEFPIDKTSGEVAGTIKVFIDEEVNGKPFKYDHNYNITYLLKGDANNSQDTAATPVADKGDASKGGTSQSDSRPTSPDGKTSSPDQTTVNPQTGAGESIWLYAALAGGTLLLVGSVILSKRLRQGSK, encoded by the coding sequence ATGACAACAATTAAGAAAGTAATCGCAATGAGTACGGTATTAGTTATTTTAACTTGGGCTATTTTTTCAATTGCTGCTTCAGCTGCAGATAAAGACCTTAGTTATGATGTCTTGAAACATAAAACCCAAGATATTTCGATGGCAAATGATTATTTTAATAAACCTGCTAAATTAGTCGATAAAAACGGCAAACAGTATATTCAATTAACTGTCAATCATAGTCATTGGATTGTAAATTTCACATTTAATGGGCACAAAGAGAACATTGTGAATGAAGATAAAGCAAAAGATGAACGTACTTCTGAATTTCCAATAGACAAAACATCAGGAGAAGTTGCAGGTACAATCAAAGTTTTCATTGATGAAGAAGTAAATGGCAAACCTTTTAAATATGATCATAACTATAACATTACATATCTTTTAAAAGGTGATGCTAACAACAGTCAAGATACAGCAGCAACGCCAGTTGCAGACAAAGGTGATGCTAGCAAAGGCGGAACAAGTCAATCTGACAGCCGACCAACTTCACCAGACGGCAAAACATCATCTCCTGACCAGACCACTGTTAATCCTCAAACAGGTGCAGGCGAATCAATATGGTTATACGCAGCATTAGCTGGTGGTACATTATTGTTGGTCGGCTCTGTTATTTTAAGCAAACGTTTACGTCAAGGAAGTAAGTAA
- a CDS encoding NEAT domain-containing protein, with amino-acid sequence MKVSVKCMTVLLCSCMLYALPAEADTHINTPIQNTDVSQSISTTQETLQIPFKVHKDGMQETSVMDGYMDHPAQLILKNGKWHLQFKLQHPNWWKSFELFDNGRKLTTRVVNETAEEREVEVEIAQGTKQLTSKVHIVVPDIQYNNRYTTQIHLEKEVPPVPSKVEPVPQPKPNPHPKAQPKTQPEPEQKPIMPSPQKPQPDSKKESHVDKRNLVFKVLKNQTQQISVMDQYMVHPAKVTYQNQQAEVQMTLKNASWWKSFELFEGGRRIPIRIIKEDTQNDQRIIQFVMPKQTQMLTSKVHIVVPHLNYDNHYTTQIVFGNTGQAPEKPTSQTADSHQEHNNNQAPSQVADDKTTSVVSPEVQSADINTEEKSIRTQTTENQADSGATPSSHIIPNAGVDNAAPFITQQASTPQPIQLEQVKADNQLEVPPLPEIMPKFNRDADKKTPTKIVKTETGSDGNSEQLNKIYLGIIIALASALLIISVLYSRKDGKQSK; translated from the coding sequence ATGAAGGTATCTGTTAAGTGTATGACTGTATTATTGTGCAGCTGTATGCTGTACGCTTTACCAGCAGAAGCAGATACGCACATCAATACACCGATTCAAAATACAGACGTCTCACAATCTATTTCTACAACACAAGAGACATTACAAATCCCCTTTAAAGTTCATAAAGATGGGATGCAAGAGACATCAGTGATGGATGGTTATATGGATCATCCGGCACAACTTATTTTAAAAAATGGTAAATGGCACCTGCAATTTAAATTGCAGCACCCGAACTGGTGGAAATCTTTTGAGCTTTTTGATAATGGTAGAAAGCTGACAACAAGAGTTGTAAATGAAACGGCAGAAGAGCGTGAGGTAGAGGTTGAAATAGCACAAGGTACAAAACAACTAACTTCTAAAGTGCACATTGTAGTTCCGGATATTCAATATAATAACCGTTACACAACTCAAATACATTTAGAAAAAGAAGTACCTCCCGTACCTTCTAAAGTTGAGCCCGTTCCACAACCTAAGCCTAATCCACACCCTAAAGCGCAACCAAAAACACAACCAGAGCCTGAACAGAAACCGATAATGCCTTCACCCCAAAAACCACAACCGGATTCTAAAAAGGAAAGTCATGTTGATAAAAGAAATTTAGTATTTAAAGTGTTAAAGAATCAGACACAACAAATTTCAGTCATGGATCAGTATATGGTGCATCCTGCAAAAGTAACCTATCAAAATCAACAAGCAGAAGTACAAATGACTTTGAAAAATGCTTCTTGGTGGAAATCCTTTGAATTATTTGAGGGCGGCAGACGGATTCCGATACGTATCATCAAAGAAGATACACAAAACGATCAACGTATCATTCAATTTGTCATGCCGAAGCAAACACAGATGTTGACATCTAAAGTGCATATCGTCGTTCCGCATTTAAATTATGACAACCATTATACAACGCAAATAGTATTTGGAAATACTGGACAGGCACCAGAAAAACCAACAAGTCAGACTGCGGACAGTCATCAAGAGCACAATAATAATCAAGCTCCTAGTCAGGTTGCTGATGACAAGACTACATCTGTAGTATCACCTGAAGTGCAGTCTGCGGATATAAATACAGAAGAAAAGTCTATTAGAACTCAAACAACTGAAAATCAAGCTGACAGCGGGGCAACACCTTCGTCGCATATTATACCGAATGCTGGTGTGGATAATGCAGCTCCATTTATTACCCAACAGGCAAGTACGCCGCAACCTATTCAATTAGAACAAGTAAAAGCAGACAACCAGCTGGAAGTACCGCCGTTACCTGAAATCATGCCAAAGTTTAATCGGGATGCTGATAAGAAAACGCCGACTAAAATAGTGAAGACAGAAACAGGATCTGATGGGAATTCAGAACAACTGAATAAAATTTATTTGGGTATCATTATCGCTTTGGCGAGTGCATTGTTAATCATTTCAGTACTTTATTCAAGAAAGGATGGTAAACAATCCAAATGA
- the isdE gene encoding heme ABC transporter substrate-binding protein IsdE, with the protein MKSVMKQLAVFTICTSVLLSGCSAQDKQQSNSDTNTRIVPTTVALTQTLDALDLDIAGKPDSYKTLPKRYDYVPKVGQPMEPDMEKVQAVNPTHILGVSTIKDETEPKFKLIKAKSIFYDYDSLKGMKHSISEMGKEFNREKEAKKLNHKLTQAEKDVREKAADKKHPKVLILMGVPGSYLVATDKSYIGNLVEIAGGDNVIKEDSKQYLASNTEYLYDVNPDIILRLPHGMPEEVKKMFDKEFAENDIWKHFKAVKTDRVYDLEEIPFGITANVDADQAMKQLYEIFYGKE; encoded by the coding sequence ATGAAAAGTGTAATGAAACAACTCGCTGTTTTTACAATTTGTACATCGGTATTGCTTAGTGGGTGTAGCGCACAAGACAAACAACAATCTAATTCAGATACCAATACGAGGATTGTCCCTACTACTGTTGCGCTAACACAAACGTTAGATGCTTTAGATTTGGATATTGCAGGGAAACCGGATTCTTATAAAACATTGCCGAAGCGTTATGATTATGTCCCTAAAGTCGGACAGCCGATGGAACCGGATATGGAAAAAGTTCAAGCAGTCAATCCGACTCATATTTTAGGTGTATCCACAATTAAAGACGAAACAGAGCCAAAATTCAAACTGATTAAAGCAAAATCTATTTTTTATGATTATGACAGTTTGAAAGGCATGAAGCATTCTATTTCTGAAATGGGCAAGGAATTTAATCGAGAAAAAGAAGCAAAAAAATTAAATCATAAATTGACGCAAGCTGAAAAAGATGTCCGTGAAAAAGCGGCCGATAAAAAGCATCCTAAAGTGCTCATTTTAATGGGTGTACCTGGCAGTTACTTAGTTGCAACTGATAAATCGTATATTGGCAACCTCGTTGAAATTGCAGGTGGTGATAATGTCATTAAAGAAGATTCTAAGCAGTATTTAGCTTCTAACACCGAATATTTATATGACGTTAACCCTGACATTATATTGCGTTTACCGCATGGTATGCCGGAAGAAGTTAAAAAGATGTTTGATAAAGAATTTGCTGAAAATGATATTTGGAAACATTTTAAAGCAGTTAAAACAGACCGTGTATATGATTTGGAAGAAATTCCCTTCGGTATTACTGCAAATGTAGATGCAGATCAAGCTATGAAGCAGCTTTACGAGATTTTTTATGGTAAAGAATGA
- a CDS encoding histidine phosphatase family protein, with protein MEIYLIRHGESTANYDNKHGQDYFSGQLNVALTETGIKSAKKLKEYFSDIPIDHIYVSDLKRTVQTYENGFDNTIPVTITALLRERSLGKFEGHSQKELIQNPEYRPYFEDPLMSDFRHSFTQRAPGGDNYNDVLARVDQFFNEIFDKKDGVVVIVAHIIWIRCCLYYLGIITEEELFTKKIPNTTPILVNTEYESY; from the coding sequence TTGGAGATTTATTTAATTCGACACGGAGAATCGACAGCAAATTATGATAATAAACATGGGCAAGATTACTTTAGCGGTCAACTAAATGTTGCTTTGACTGAAACAGGTATCAAGTCAGCAAAAAAATTGAAAGAATACTTTTCAGATATTCCTATTGACCATATTTATGTTTCAGATTTAAAAAGAACTGTACAGACCTATGAAAATGGTTTTGATAACACCATTCCTGTTACTATTACAGCTTTATTAAGAGAACGCTCATTAGGAAAATTTGAGGGACATTCACAAAAGGAGTTAATACAAAACCCTGAGTACCGTCCTTATTTTGAGGACCCGCTCATGTCTGATTTCAGGCATAGTTTTACACAGCGTGCACCTGGAGGCGACAATTATAATGATGTATTAGCTAGAGTGGATCAATTCTTCAATGAAATATTCGATAAAAAAGATGGTGTTGTCGTTATTGTTGCGCACATCATTTGGATTCGCTGCTGCTTATATTATTTAGGAATCATAACAGAAGAAGAATTGTTTACTAAAAAAATTCCGAATACGACACCTATTTTAGTAAATACAGAATATGAAAGCTATTAA
- a CDS encoding ArgE/DapE family deacylase, translating into MGKLSSEEKVEILADIVGIESVNDNELEVANYLHDLLQKHHIDSKVIKLTDTRANLVAEIGNGSPVLAVSGHMDVVSPGDPSKWQTPPFKLTEDEEGRLHGRGTSDMKSGLAAFVISMIELHEQGLPKNGTVRLLATAGEEIEGHGAKAFYKDGYMDDVDALVIAEPSKDKIIYAHKGSMDIRVTSNGKSVHSSMPSLGYNAINPLVDFVNRINQAYNSITENNDLLGDSVVSATIFNGGSQVNSIPDYAEAEFNVRTIPEADNDSYQKLFEQIAKNVKVDAPDSDLNIDTYMSRPPVFTKGDNRLVDIAQSLSKKYLGKEVPKKASPGVTDASDLVVDKGEDFSFIMFGPGETSQAHVIDEYVNKEDYLNFIDLFEDLLTEYLDYNK; encoded by the coding sequence ATGGGAAAATTAAGTTCTGAAGAAAAAGTTGAAATATTAGCAGACATAGTAGGCATTGAATCTGTAAATGATAATGAATTAGAAGTGGCGAATTACTTACATGACTTACTCCAAAAACATCATATCGATTCAAAAGTGATAAAACTTACTGACACACGTGCTAATTTGGTAGCTGAAATAGGGAACGGCAGTCCTGTTCTAGCAGTTTCAGGCCATATGGATGTCGTATCTCCTGGAGATCCTTCAAAATGGCAGACACCGCCTTTCAAATTAACTGAAGATGAAGAAGGACGTTTGCATGGTCGTGGTACTTCAGATATGAAATCAGGTCTTGCTGCGTTTGTAATCAGTATGATTGAACTCCATGAACAAGGATTACCTAAAAATGGTACGGTTCGTTTATTAGCGACAGCAGGTGAAGAAATCGAAGGACACGGCGCAAAAGCTTTTTATAAAGATGGCTACATGGATGATGTTGATGCATTAGTTATCGCAGAACCTTCTAAAGATAAAATTATTTATGCACATAAGGGTTCTATGGATATCCGCGTCACTTCAAATGGAAAATCTGTTCATAGCTCTATGCCGAGCCTAGGCTACAATGCAATTAACCCTCTCGTTGATTTTGTTAACCGTATCAATCAAGCTTATAATTCTATCACAGAAAATAATGACTTATTAGGCGACTCAGTTGTTAGCGCAACAATCTTCAATGGCGGTTCACAAGTTAATTCAATTCCAGATTATGCAGAAGCTGAATTCAATGTGAGAACGATTCCTGAAGCAGACAATGACAGCTATCAAAAACTCTTCGAACAAATTGCTAAAAATGTAAAAGTAGATGCACCAGACAGCGATTTAAATATCGACACCTATATGTCACGTCCTCCTGTTTTTACTAAAGGAGATAATCGTTTAGTTGACATCGCCCAGTCTTTAAGTAAAAAATATTTAGGCAAAGAAGTACCCAAAAAAGCTTCACCTGGTGTAACAGATGCTTCTGACTTAGTAGTTGATAAGGGAGAGGATTTCTCATTTATCATGTTCGGACCTGGAGAAACAAGCCAAGCACATGTTATTGATGAGTATGTGAATAAAGAGGATTATTTAAACTTCATTGATTTATTTGAAGACCTATTAACAGAATACCTAGATTATAACAAGTAA
- a CDS encoding FecCD family ABC transporter permease — MKFKFRNVMMSAAILLICVICFAMFYGKLNVTPDQIWNKIATGHDQTLDAVIDLRMPRIIVALCAGASLSVAGAYLQAVLKNPLADASIIGVSSGALVMKTLVMLFIPTWFFYIPLISFIGGILPFLLLLFLQARYRLNPVRMILVGVSMYAMLNGLLEYLTANPAVRLPSGLAFKVWKDSGQISMTTLIGLLIAVLFISQANMLAFDECQAHNIGFNIQRYRMIIGIIAVFLASSSVAVAGPMAFVGLIVPHIARRLVGSNYQKVIPCCVLFGAIAVLAADTIGRSATQHEIPAHIITVIIGGPFLIYLICKGAYRSESRQSGL, encoded by the coding sequence ATGAAATTCAAATTTCGTAATGTAATGATGTCAGCAGCAATATTGCTTATCTGTGTCATCTGTTTTGCGATGTTTTATGGAAAGCTGAATGTCACTCCAGATCAGATTTGGAATAAGATTGCTACTGGTCATGATCAAACGCTTGATGCTGTCATTGATTTGCGAATGCCGAGAATTATCGTTGCACTTTGTGCAGGAGCTAGTTTGTCTGTAGCTGGTGCATATTTGCAAGCTGTATTGAAAAACCCTTTGGCAGATGCAAGCATTATTGGAGTCAGTTCAGGTGCATTAGTCATGAAAACATTGGTAATGTTATTTATTCCGACTTGGTTCTTTTACATTCCGTTAATCAGTTTTATTGGCGGTATTTTGCCGTTTTTATTGTTGCTTTTTTTGCAAGCACGTTATCGATTGAACCCCGTTCGCATGATATTAGTAGGCGTTTCTATGTATGCGATGTTAAACGGGTTATTAGAATATTTAACTGCAAATCCAGCGGTCAGACTGCCTTCAGGCTTGGCCTTTAAAGTATGGAAGGATTCAGGACAAATTTCAATGACTACATTAATAGGTTTGCTAATTGCAGTGCTCTTTATTTCTCAAGCTAATATGCTAGCTTTTGATGAGTGTCAAGCGCATAATATCGGATTTAATATTCAAAGATACCGTATGATAATAGGAATCATTGCTGTATTTTTAGCAAGCAGCAGTGTAGCTGTAGCAGGGCCAATGGCGTTTGTGGGATTGATTGTTCCGCACATTGCACGCCGGCTTGTTGGAAGTAATTATCAAAAAGTAATACCATGTTGTGTTTTGTTTGGTGCGATTGCTGTGCTTGCAGCAGATACTATCGGCAGGTCAGCAACACAACATGAAATACCTGCACATATTATTACCGTTATCATCGGCGGCCCATTCCTCATATATTTAATCTGTAAAGGAGCTTATCGCAGTGAAAGTCGACAAAGTGGATTATAG